The Solanum lycopersicum chromosome 6, SLM_r2.1 genome has a window encoding:
- the CNGC5 gene encoding cyclic nucleotide-gated ion channel 1-like isoform X1 — MNHRQEEFSRFHGWKSEKNSEGNFHDKDGVHRTKVVIASNELHKGLEPGKWKAKSIIQAVKSSLSGFVEESLGSNKNILDPQGPFLQKWNKIFVLSCVIAISLDPLFLYIPLIDNDNKCLGIDRTLEVTASVLRSFTDIFYFLHIALQFRTGFIAPSSRVFGRGVLVEDAWEIAKRYLSTYFLIDILAVLPLPQVVILIIIPKLRGARSLNTKNLLKSVVFFQYIPRVLRVYPLYKEVTRTSGILTETAWAGAAFNLFLYMLASHVLGAFWYLFSIERETTCWKQACANSSACRHASLYCDDNHTGFKTLLNISCPIETPNTTLFDFGMFLDALQSDVVGSMNFPQKFFYCFWWGLQNLSSLGQNLQTSTYVWEICFAVFISISGLVLFAFLIGNMQTCLQSSTMRLEEMRVKRRDAEQWMSHRLLPENLRERIRRYEQYKWQETRGVEEENLIHNLPKDLRRDIKRHLCLALLMRVPMFEKMDEQLLDALCDRLKPVLYTENSYIVREGDPVNEMLFVMRGKLQSVTTNGGRTGFFNSEYLKAGDFCGEELLTWALDPHSSTNLPTSTRTAQALSEVEAFALVADDLKFVASQFRRLHSKQLRHTFRFYSGHWRTWAACFLQAAWRNYCRKKVEESLRVEESRLQDALAKEGSSSPSFGATIYASRFAANALRALRRNKANKARVPDRISPILLQKPTEPDFTAEDK, encoded by the exons ATGAATCACCGACAAGAGGAGTTCTCGAG ATTTCACGGTTGGAAATCAGAGAAAAACTCTGAAGGAAATTTTCATGATAAGGATGGAGTGCACCGAACTAAAGTTGTAATAGCTTCCAACGAATTACATAAAGGCTTGGAACCTGGTAAATGGAAGGCCAAAAGCATAATTCAAGCCGTAAAATCCAGTTTAAGTGGTTTTGTGGAAGAAAGCTTGGGATCCAACAAGAACATACTTGATCCTCAAGGACCTTTTCTTCAGAAGTGgaacaaaatatttgtattatctTGTGTAATTGCCATCTCCTTGGATCCTTTGTTCCTTTACATTCCATTGATTGATAATGACAACAAATGCCTGGGGATAGACAGAACATTGGAGGTTACAGCTAGTGTTTTGCGTTCTTTTACTgatatattttactttcttcATATTGCCCTTCAATTTCGAACTGGTTTTATTGCTCCTTCTTCACGTGTATTTGGAAGAGGCGTTTTAGTTGAAGATGCTTGGGAGATAGCAAAGAGATACTTGTCCACGTACTTCTTGATTGATATTCTCGCAGTTCTACCACTACCACAG gttgtaattttaattataatccCTAAGTTGCGGGGTGCAAGATCCCTGAATACCAAGAATTTGCTGAAGTCTGTTGTCTTTTTCCAATATATTCCAAGGGTCCTTCGAGTTTATCCTTTATATAAGGAAGTCACAAGAACATCTGGCATACTCACTGAAACAGCATGGGCTGGAGCTGCTTTCAATCTATTCCTTTATATGCTTGCCAGCCAC GTACTTGGAGCCTTTTGGTATCTGTTTTCTATAGAACGTGAAACTACTTGCTGGAAACAAGCTTGTGCAAATTCCTCTGCCTGTCGTCATGCCTCGTTGTATTGTGATGATAATCATACAGGATTTAAAACGTTGCTGAATATTTCCTGCCCTATAGAGACACCAAACACAACGCTCTTTGATTTTGGGATGTTCCTTGACGCTCTCCAATCAGATGTTGTAGGATCTATGAATTTTCCACAGAAGTTCTTTTATTGTTTCTGGTGGGGTTTACAGAACTTAAG TTCCCTTGGTCAAAATCTCCAAACAAGTACCTACGTATGGGAAATTTGCTTTGCAGTTTTCATTTCCATCTCCGGCCTGGTGCTATTTGCCTTTCTCATTGGAAATATGCAG ACATGTCTGCAGTCCTCAACAATGAGACTAGAGGAGATGAGGGTGAAAAGGCGAGATGCAGAACAGTGGATGTCACATCGGTTACTCCCTGAGAACCTCAGAGAGCGAATTAGGCGCTATGAGCAATATAAGTGGCAAGAAACAAGGggtgttgaggaagaaaatcTGATTCACAACCTTCCCAAAGATCTCAGAAGAGATATAAAGCGCCATCTTTGTTTAGCTTTACTCATGAGA GTGCCAATGTTTGAAAAAATGGATGAACAACTCTTGGATGCACTATGTGACCGACTCAAGCCAGTTCTCTACACCGAGAACAGCTACATCGTTCGTGAAGGTGACCCAGTTAATGAGATGCTGTTTGTAATGAGGGGCAAACTACAGTCTGTAACCACTAATGGAGGGAGGACAGGTTTTTTCAACTCAGAGTATCTAAAAGCTGGTGATTTTTGTGGAGAGGAGCTACTTACTTGGGCTCTTGACCCTCATTCATCAACTAACTTACCTACCTCAACCCGAACTGCACAAGCACTCTCAGAAGTTGAAGCATTTGCTTTAGTGGCTGATGATTTAAAGTTTGTGGCCTCTCAGTTTCGAAGACTTCACAGTAAGCAGCTCCGCCATACTTTCAGGTTTTATTCAGGTCATTGGAGAACTTGGGCAGCTTGCTTTTTACAAGCAGCATGGCGCAATTATTGCAGGAAGAAGGTAGAAGAGTCTCTTCGTGTAGAAGAAAGCAGATTGCAAGATGCATTAGCAAAGGAAGGTTCCAGTTCACCAAGTTTTGGTGCTACCATCTATGCATCAAGATTTGCTGCTAATGCACTTCGCGCTCTGCGACGAAATAAAGCAAATAAAGCAAGAGTGCCAGACAGGATATCACCCATTCTGCTTCAGAAACCAACAGAGCCAGATTTCACTGCTGAAGATAAGTAA